The genomic DNA TTgtactctgtacaagtcgattgtccagctgCTTCTTGAATATggctcgcccatttgggctccaatgagttcagcaggctTGCAAAATTATtgtacgtttttaaaagcattcatgagctttgtcccaaaccaggattgacggtcaattgtagtgaccgtagaggcttaatgtgcgttttgagagcaccttcaagccctcgagaatccaggctagttaaaacaatgaagtccaactctcatctttcttgggctccttcagtGTTCAATTGTCTGCCCTCAAAAATTCATAGGGGGTATGTAAGTGTTGATCCCTTAGCGgtatttaagtcagacttggacaagttcttgactaaaattcctgatcaaccctacattcaagggccagccagatcagccaactctcTTTTGTTGgccgatcaaataatatataacgATAAAAATTAATATAAATTAAtaagtttttttcttgaactagcggtaaggaagtttgcaaaaaatcataaatgaGCTGctgaattgaaacattttcaaccTAACTTCAACTAATAAATAGctttaactttttttggagaacggggcaaaatgttaaatttACAAGGATGCCGAGTCCTAACATCATTCGCTAATTTTattgattcattgaaaaaacatTATCTTATTGTAATTGCACTCCAAGGCAATTGGTGTTAAGAAAAATGGTGTTGTACCTCAGATCATTCTTGAAACTTTTACTCTTGGCAGTTTCCTTAAATACTGAAATGTTACTGACGCTTTGTATGCTAATTACTCACTAGATTTAAAATTGCGTCAAACAGAAGTCAATTAAGCTTAGGGCTGAGTAATTGATGTTTCGTAAGAAGACTATAGAAACAAGGAAATTGATAATAACAAAACCGCTCGCATTTCTACTCATATtgacaatcaatttcaagtccaatcCCTAGAATGAGTGACTACCATCTACAACAAAcagaaaaaatgacatttcatcCTCTCTTAAGCATGCATTAGTATGAGGTATGGTGAAACCCCAACTTTCTGATCTCTTAACATATTTATGCAACAATGagcattatttttcaaatgaataaattgtTGTGGCAATAAATAAACAACCTATAATATATTGGAGTATACGTTATAGGCATATAAATGAACTATTGCATATATTTGTTTCCCACAAGATAGTCGTAATCTTTTTAGATTTTGTTTCTCTTGCAGACTTCTTTATGGCTACTGGGAATGAACATTTGAGTTGTGAATCCTGCACAAAAATAGGACATAAATTGACGGTCATACAATgggggaaaaatatttttttaaaaatacgAAAATGTAGATTAGAGCATGCACAGGGTGAGTAATAATACAGCCCGAAGTAGAAAAGTAAGGGCTAGCTAGGAAAGTATTATGCAATAGTTTATATTATGAAAAATTGAGACTCAAGAACAATTAAACAATTTACAAAGAGCTTCTTCATTATAACTTcctctgtttttttttttatggcaGCTCTTAAATGCCTAGAGATGTCTCTCTACTGCGGCATGCAACATCATGCACCAGAATTTGTTTCATGGTCTCAAGGTCTTTCTTGATAAATTAAAAGCATGtttgtttttggacaatttctaGCTCACCAGTGTTACTTCACACTACTTTATACAATTCTATTGTCCTCATTACCTTGTTCATTGGGATTTGCAAGGACCTTTCATCTCCTTGTTGTATTTCTCCCAAACAAATAATGCTTATCAGTCAGTTTGATTGTCCATCATGTCCAATGATGCGTTTAAAAAACCCCGAATACACGAATGTTTTAGGCTGATTGAGAGGTGAGAAAACTGAAAAACTGCAATTTGATGTACTAATTGCCCTAAAAGTTCGATTGCATAACTTATTACGTTTCGTTGTCAATTTAGTCAGGCCGTTGGTTAAGTTTGATTTTACTTATCTTACAGCTTAGAGAGGGATACCAAGCTGAACGCCCTGGAAGAACGTGCCGACGCCCTACAAGACGGAAGCGCTCAGTTTGAAAAGCGAGCTGCCTCGTTGAAGAATAAGTTCTGGCTCGAGAATCTCAAGTCCATGATTGCCATGGGCATCATTGGGCTCATTCTGTTGGCCATCATCTACTATAAGTTTCTGGCTCCACCTCCTCAACCGGCTTATCCACCCGGCTACATGCAACCTCCGCCTCCACCCCCACCATCCCATTCTGGTAGCGGTGGAGGATCCTCTTCTGAGGGATCCTCGAGCTCCGAATAATGATTTAAGTTATCTCAATAACAACTTGGATCAGGCACTGGGCTTGCGTGAAATGGCTGTCCAGCTGAAAATGTTAAAACTGCTCTTTGACTAGTCACATTGATATAAATCCATGATTAGACAGGATTCTCTTGGTTCTTCCCCATAAATTTGATCATCGGTTTGTTTCTGTTGGATTGAAAGTTATCGTTTATGGTTCTGAGGCTATCTCACCTGTTTAATCAGTTGAATCATCAATAAATTGTAAGTCATGTTTGTTATGCCACTCAACGTATTTGTATTATCATTATTCACTACTATTACTGTTATTTTTATGAGTTCTCATAACTCATGATCATTGTAATGATTGCTCAACAACACACTAAATGTACAACGATAGAAAGACAATTGAGGCAGGTTCTGTAATTGGTACTCATTATTCAGATCGAAGAAATCAGCCGCCGATTTGCATCCGACTCCAACTCTTTAAATAGCGCTGGTTGACCGATGATTCTTCTCTCGGACCTTCACTTCACCTGAGTAAATGATGACTTGTACCCGTCTTCGCCGTTGAGTTGTCCGATTTGAATGGATCCAACTGGCTGGGGCGGCCTCAAAACGAACTTCTCTGGATTGCTTGGGGGTCCCCCGCCATAGTTTTGATTGCGCATGGCAAATTGTCGACTCACATGAACAGGAATGGGCACTACAATCTTGGAATTGGACCCAACGGATCCACCAGTGACTTGGGAGCCTCGGATGCTTCCTTGGGACCCAGTAGTTGTTCCCAAGCGATTAGAGTGAGTGATACCTGCCTTCACTCGTTTCCACTTGGCCCTTCGGTTTTGAAACCATATCTTGACTTGCACTTCACTGAGTTGTAAGCTATGAGCAATTTGAGAGCGTTCTGATAAGCTCAGGTATTTCTTGGAGTGaaactctttttccaattcaagAAGCTGCTCGCTGGTGAAGGCTGTTCTTCGACGACGAGCTTTTCCCGAGGAACTTTGatccttttcatctttgattCCGTACTCTTGATCCGAGTAAAAACTAGTGCCTTTACAGTCATTGTCACTCAAGTCGTCCTCATCAGGTGGTGAGCCAGTATCATCTtcgtctgaaaaaaaaaatcagatgaAGAAACGTAAGTCTTCATATCTGAAAACCACTATTTTatggaatgaaattgtaaACAATATATGGAGCACAaattcttaacaaaattgattGCACTGATACCAAATCTGACATAAAGTTGtataaatgacaaataattGGCTTTTAAAGCAAGTAACATTGTATAGGATACTCGACGCATTCGGTTGGCAGGATTAACTATTCACAATTTTATTCGATTAGACGAAAAATGGCAGCGCAACAAGCAAAACAGCAACGATTTGCTCGAAAATTGAGGTACTCAGAAAGATCCCTTGAACCACTAACTTGCGGCGAAAAACCTGTAAGTATGTTAGCAATATTCgataaaattcatttttctaacAAAGTATAGCTTTCCCAACTCCTCAATGTTCTTAGAATGGCACAAATTCAACTCACATATATGTAGATTTAATGTTTGATGATGTCGTTGTTTTAtaaaaacttgaacttgaaaagaatAAAGATTGCTTTGTCAGTCAATTCAACAATTTCATCCAAACATTGTACTGATGATACAGAATTGATTTGGTTTAGTAACGGTCAAGATTGTAGTAGTCTGATTAAACCCTTATATAAAatttactcttgggttgcCGAGAgcaatatggccttgaatgaaatgaaaattagcTCATTGAGATctgggtcgacgccattgaACACTCCACTCTAAAATAATGAAGGTTAAGATATTGTTActatttttgtttattgtcaCCAATGAAAGCGATCGAGGAGTACTGGAAAAATTTAGAAATAATATTCAAATAGAAAACAAGCTCAATTCCTTGAGCCGAGTTTTAGTCAAATGATAAAATTTCGAAGAgcattcttgaattttctcaCCTGGACAAACGCTCCAAGTAATCAAGGCCAATCCATTTGGAAGGCTTGGTAAAGTTAGCCTCTAACAAGTAAAGGGCCGATTGTGCCGATTCATCTTTAATGAAATATAATTCGTTCGACTTGTTTTTGGCTTATTCTATCCAAATTATGTTTAATTAGTGACCAAGGGCACATACTGTACGGAAAAGTAGTTACCTTAACTACTTATTTACCTGTCACCAATAGTTTAtctagcaatctaccgtgcctcttccccatttcgtttgggctgtctgacatTGCACATAAAGGCCCCTATTTACACCAGTATACATCCACAAGGAGTTAATTAAAGCTCAAAATCAATCTTGATGCTCTTAacaaaaacgttaaaaaaaagGTGAAGACATATTTCGGCTGAAACTCAAAAATAGTCATCTCAAAGTGCGACCAATCGCAACAGAAATTGTAGTGAGGTTGGTGTGGCTGTCTAAGTAAATAATAGCCCAACTCATAAGACCTATCCTGACACTTTCAGAGCAAATAAAAGAAGAGGAACTCATTTTCGGGACACACTGTAGGGTGAGCCTGATTGGCCAAAGCGTTGGACGAAAGACCTCTTCATATTGAGTGTCATTTCATTTGTATGCGCCGTTGACAATTACCCTCTGCTTCCTGTGTTCTAATCAATATTGATCCAAGTCCACATGTGGC from Tigriopus californicus strain San Diego chromosome 1, Tcal_SD_v2.1, whole genome shotgun sequence includes the following:
- the LOC131878849 gene encoding neuronal synaptobrevin-like codes for the protein MAEKGEKPERPLGPDGKPIPGPEQMRQIQASRKMGQQQAQVDEVIGMMHKNVEEVLERDTKLNALEERADALQDGSAQFEKRAASLKNKFWLENLKSMIAMGIIGLILLAIIYYKFLAPPPQPAYPPGYMQPPPPPPPSHSGSGGGSSSEGSSSSE
- the LOC131878828 gene encoding homeobox protein lin-39-like codes for the protein MEAYKKYLEQHSQETRFSIESLLSPMNSVQSVPKASTILSRDLNPGHESSLDSVSKVASETVLSLSSPSPTTLLGEPFGPTMGQFPGFPSPFLPLGSYQEPILSQMLMSLSQRHQQGMIAAAAAAAAAAVAVSNASNSNILQTMSESSTPNLRIATPDEPDTTNDQDEDDTGSPPDEDDLSDNDCKGTSFYSDQEYGIKDEKDQSSSGKARRRRTAFTSEQLLELEKEFHSKKYLSLSERSQIAHSLQLSEVQVKIWFQNRRAKWKRVKAGITHSNRLGTTTGSQGSIRGSQVTGGSVGSNSKIVVPIPVHVSRQFAMRNQNYGGGPPSNPEKFVLRPPQPVGSIQIGQLNGEDGYKSSFTQVK